The Deinococcus koreensis genome window below encodes:
- a CDS encoding PQQ-dependent dehydrogenase, methanol/ethanol family — MKNAPQVGKMVRIGAVLAAGATLAGLAYAQVSSYASVTDARLNAPEAANWLSTRGNQGNWGYSALTKITAANVSKLRPVWAYSTGQTEGHEAAPIVNNGVMFITSPMNKLFALNATNGQLLWKYERELPDDITSCCDVVNRGVAVYGDLVFMGTLDAHMLAFNAKTGKIVWDRTIEDYKKRYTITSAPLMANGKLVTGVHGGEYGVRGFLEAMDPKTGKSMWKSFTTMKGSYPDGSEAQGGAPTWLTGAYDNASKTIYWGTGNPSPWMDPRRKASDDLKWSSSLLAVDADTGKIKEGFQYSPNDAWDYDGVNEPVLIDTMQGGKSVRSIVTAHRNGYLYRFDRTGGGVKYLNANKYVTVTAYKGLDKAGRPIWDPQHRPDLGKQVNACPSFLGGKNWHPMAYSPQTRLVYVPSNEWCMDIKGAQTKYAAGEAYVGAEFELNAVPNLNYVGNLQAIDPATGKRVWSQTFKAPLWGGVLTTAGGLVFTGTTADRDFIAFDAKNGKKLWSFKTNSGVIGQPISYSVNGKQYISVFSGYGGAIPLWAGPMAQLTKDTPRGGVLWVFAVD; from the coding sequence ATGAAGAATGCACCACAGGTTGGCAAGATGGTCAGGATCGGAGCCGTTCTCGCCGCTGGAGCCACGCTGGCTGGCCTCGCCTACGCCCAGGTCAGCTCCTATGCCAGCGTCACCGACGCGCGGCTGAACGCGCCGGAAGCGGCGAACTGGCTGAGCACGCGCGGCAACCAGGGCAACTGGGGGTACTCGGCGCTGACCAAGATCACGGCGGCGAACGTCTCGAAGCTGCGGCCCGTGTGGGCCTACAGCACCGGCCAGACGGAGGGCCACGAGGCCGCGCCCATCGTGAACAACGGCGTGATGTTCATCACCTCGCCCATGAACAAGCTGTTCGCCCTGAACGCCACCAACGGGCAACTGCTGTGGAAATACGAGCGCGAACTGCCCGACGACATCACCTCCTGCTGTGACGTGGTGAACCGTGGAGTGGCCGTCTACGGCGATCTGGTCTTCATGGGCACGCTGGACGCCCACATGCTGGCCTTCAACGCCAAGACCGGCAAGATCGTTTGGGATCGCACCATCGAGGACTACAAGAAGCGCTACACGATCACCTCGGCGCCGCTGATGGCCAACGGCAAGCTCGTCACGGGCGTCCACGGCGGCGAGTACGGCGTGCGCGGCTTCCTGGAGGCCATGGATCCCAAGACCGGCAAGAGCATGTGGAAGTCCTTCACCACCATGAAGGGCTCCTACCCCGACGGCTCCGAAGCCCAGGGCGGCGCCCCCACCTGGCTGACCGGCGCCTACGACAACGCCTCCAAGACCATCTACTGGGGCACCGGCAACCCCAGCCCCTGGATGGATCCCCGGCGCAAGGCCAGCGACGACCTGAAATGGAGTTCGTCCCTGCTGGCCGTGGACGCCGACACCGGCAAGATCAAGGAAGGCTTCCAGTACTCCCCCAACGACGCCTGGGACTACGACGGCGTGAACGAGCCCGTTCTGATCGACACCATGCAGGGCGGCAAGAGCGTGAGGAGCATCGTGACGGCGCACCGCAACGGCTACCTCTACCGTTTCGACCGCACCGGCGGAGGCGTGAAGTACCTGAACGCCAACAAGTACGTGACGGTCACGGCCTACAAGGGGCTCGACAAGGCCGGCCGCCCCATCTGGGATCCCCAGCACCGGCCCGACCTGGGTAAGCAGGTCAACGCCTGCCCCTCCTTCCTGGGCGGCAAGAACTGGCACCCCATGGCCTACAGCCCGCAGACCAGGCTGGTCTACGTGCCCTCCAACGAGTGGTGTATGGATATCAAGGGCGCGCAGACCAAGTACGCGGCCGGCGAGGCCTACGTGGGCGCCGAATTCGAGCTGAACGCCGTGCCCAACCTGAACTACGTGGGTAACCTGCAGGCCATCGACCCGGCCACCGGCAAGCGGGTCTGGAGCCAGACCTTCAAGGCCCCGCTGTGGGGCGGCGTGCTCACCACCGCCGGCGGCCTGGTGTTCACCGGCACCACCGCCGACCGCGACTTCATCGCCTTCGACGCCAAGAATGGCAAGAAGCTGTGGTCATTCAAGACCAATTCCGGCGTGATCGGCCAGCCCATCAGCTACTCGGTGAACGGCAAGCAGTACATCTCGGTCTTCAGCGGCTACGGCGGCGCCATCCCGCTGTGGGCCGGCCCGATGGCCCAGCTCACCAAGGACACCCCGCGCGGCGGCGTGCTGTGGGTCTTCGCGGTTGACTGA
- a CDS encoding substrate-binding periplasmic protein, with product MKRPPLAPLLLSGLTLMASARAQQDPNSPTSTTGLLRSASTMTFCLDQQNPIWKFEQDMALAVARSLGRKAEFYVHRAPLPDLDTAPQPLDRLELLRLFAHRCDIYPGLIGSTTPAFDYPADEQMYATRPYLKVSYLFASRDPRVGNLNQLPKSMPVSMERRGLPAYFMYTTRRGQFTDRPVNTAARLVSDLKTGQAKVGMVFASQLYGRVPDVKKVGLKAAPVVGLPSMTWYVIYGLRRNRPSLRTQLDGAITRLIVRGEVQKLLVKHGLNRPGIVPASVSDQRPPSESFRE from the coding sequence GTGAAGCGCCCCCCACTCGCCCCCCTGCTCCTGTCCGGCCTGACGCTGATGGCCTCGGCCCGCGCCCAGCAAGACCCGAATTCGCCTACCAGCACGACTGGCCTGCTGCGGAGCGCCAGCACCATGACCTTCTGTCTGGATCAGCAGAACCCGATCTGGAAGTTCGAGCAGGACATGGCGCTGGCGGTGGCCCGCTCACTGGGGCGCAAGGCCGAGTTCTATGTCCACCGCGCGCCGCTGCCCGACCTGGACACGGCGCCGCAGCCGCTCGACCGCCTGGAACTGCTGCGGCTGTTCGCGCACCGCTGCGACATCTACCCCGGCCTGATCGGCAGCACCACGCCCGCCTTCGACTACCCGGCCGACGAGCAGATGTACGCCACCCGGCCGTACCTGAAGGTCAGCTACCTGTTCGCCAGCCGCGACCCCCGGGTGGGCAACCTGAACCAGCTCCCCAAGTCCATGCCGGTCTCCATGGAGCGGCGCGGGCTGCCCGCCTATTTCATGTACACGACCCGCCGGGGGCAGTTCACGGACCGGCCCGTGAACACGGCGGCCCGCCTCGTCAGCGACCTGAAGACGGGCCAGGCGAAAGTGGGCATGGTCTTCGCCTCGCAGCTGTATGGTCGCGTGCCGGACGTGAAGAAGGTGGGCTTGAAAGCCGCGCCCGTCGTGGGGCTGCCCAGCATGACCTGGTACGTGATCTACGGCCTGCGGCGGAATCGGCCGAGCCTGCGAACCCAGCTCGACGGAGCGATCACCCGGCTGATCGTGCGCGGAGAAGTGCAGAAACTGCTGGTCAAGCACGGTCTGAACCGCCCCGGTATCGTGCCGGCCAGCGTGAGCGACCAACGCCCACCCTCGGAAAGCTTCCGGGAGTAG
- a CDS encoding ABC transporter ATP-binding protein, which produces MSLGAPAVIDVQDVGHRYGDVQALGGVSFSVPRGCFFALLGPNGAGKSTLVSLMSTLLPLQSGGLQVAGLDVRRDSARVRRTLGLVFQEPSLDERLTVLENLDFHGRIYGMNGRERRSRAEHVLNVVELGEWQNVAARILSRGMKRRLEIARGVMHDPALLILDEPTTGLDVQSRRAVWAYLGALRRETGVSLLLTTHQIEEAEDADLVAIIDRGEVLAFGTPTELRARLGGLVVTLRGVPDDLRATLRSEDAGAVMDETGDTLRLRVPDPAPLLTRLAPELHRLAGVNVQSASLEDVFLELTGRALRDERPAVGAGRVSPTDGRGFR; this is translated from the coding sequence GTGAGTCTGGGTGCACCGGCCGTCATCGACGTGCAGGACGTGGGGCACCGCTACGGCGACGTGCAGGCGCTGGGGGGCGTGAGTTTCAGCGTGCCGCGCGGCTGTTTTTTCGCGCTGCTGGGGCCGAACGGCGCCGGCAAGAGCACGCTCGTCTCGCTGATGAGCACGCTGCTGCCGCTCCAGTCGGGCGGGTTACAGGTGGCGGGGCTGGACGTGCGGCGGGACTCGGCGCGCGTGCGCCGGACGCTGGGCCTGGTCTTTCAGGAACCCAGCCTGGACGAGCGCCTGACCGTGCTGGAGAACCTGGACTTCCACGGGCGGATCTACGGGATGAACGGCCGGGAGCGCCGGAGCCGCGCCGAGCACGTGCTGAACGTGGTCGAACTGGGCGAGTGGCAGAACGTGGCGGCCCGCATCCTGTCGCGCGGGATGAAACGCCGCCTGGAAATCGCCCGCGGCGTCATGCACGACCCTGCCCTGCTGATCCTCGACGAGCCCACCACCGGCCTGGACGTGCAGAGCCGGCGCGCCGTGTGGGCCTACCTGGGGGCGCTGCGGCGCGAGACCGGGGTGTCGCTGCTGCTCACCACCCACCAGATCGAGGAGGCAGAGGACGCCGATCTGGTCGCCATCATCGACCGGGGCGAGGTGCTGGCCTTCGGCACCCCGACCGAACTCCGGGCCCGGCTGGGCGGGCTGGTGGTCACCCTGCGCGGCGTGCCGGACGACCTGCGGGCGACCCTGCGGAGCGAAGACGCGGGCGCGGTGATGGACGAAACCGGCGACACCCTGCGGCTGCGCGTGCCGGACCCGGCGCCCCTGCTGACCCGGCTGGCGCCGGAGCTGCACCGACTGGCGGGCGTGAACGTGCAGTCGGCCTCCCTGGAGGACGTGTTCCTGGAGCTGACCGGGCGCGCGCTGCGCGACGAGCGCCCAGCCGTGGGCGCCGGGCGCGTCTCCCCCACCGACGGCCGGGGCTTCCGGTGA
- a CDS encoding ABC transporter permease, whose protein sequence is MSWASSTAGTTSGPRYYLACLYAIWSREVKRSVRESGQLVGAFSRPLLWVIIFGVGLTPYFRTGLRETTFVVPFTYMQYIFPAVVVLNILYPSIQSAVSLIYDRQFGFFREVFASPVPRSAVFLGKLLGGATVATLQGGLVLLLGPYVDVPIPPSILPGVLGTMFLVSLAFTAVGLLIASRLKSFEGFGVFSNALILPLYFLGSSVFPLDPSLSVQQQQQVFPPWLVLLVRANPLTYAIDLLRYFIIDYHEHPLGLDVAVVIGLTVVACALSYREFRR, encoded by the coding sequence GTGAGCTGGGCCTCCAGCACCGCCGGCACGACCAGCGGGCCGCGCTATTACCTCGCCTGCCTGTACGCCATCTGGTCGCGCGAGGTCAAGCGCTCGGTACGCGAGAGCGGGCAGCTGGTCGGCGCCTTCTCGCGGCCGCTGCTGTGGGTGATCATCTTCGGGGTGGGCCTCACGCCCTACTTCCGCACCGGCCTGCGCGAGACCACCTTCGTGGTGCCCTTCACCTACATGCAGTACATCTTCCCGGCGGTGGTGGTGCTGAACATCCTCTACCCCTCCATCCAGTCGGCGGTGAGCCTGATCTACGACCGCCAGTTCGGCTTCTTCCGGGAGGTCTTCGCCTCGCCCGTGCCCCGCAGCGCGGTCTTTCTGGGCAAGCTGCTGGGCGGCGCGACAGTGGCCACCCTGCAGGGCGGACTGGTGCTGCTGCTGGGGCCGTACGTGGACGTGCCCATTCCGCCCTCGATCCTGCCGGGCGTGCTGGGCACCATGTTCCTGGTCTCGCTCGCCTTCACGGCGGTGGGCCTGCTGATCGCCTCGCGCCTGAAGTCCTTCGAAGGCTTCGGGGTGTTCTCCAACGCGCTCATTTTGCCGCTGTACTTTCTGGGCAGCTCGGTCTTCCCGCTCGACCCCAGCCTCAGCGTGCAGCAGCAGCAGCAGGTGTTTCCGCCCTGGCTGGTGCTGCTGGTGCGGGCCAACCCGCTCACCTACGCCATCGACCTGCTGCGGTACTTCATCATCGACTACCACGAGCACCCGCTGGGCCTGGACGTGGCGGTGGTGATCGGGCTGACCGTGGTGGCCTGCGCCCTGTCCTACCGCGAGTTCCGGCGCTGA
- a CDS encoding substrate-binding periplasmic protein produces MFTLLGVLSYLLLRQLPPDNSLARVKAAGVLTACVPPSLPPFISSDGSAATGSEARLIEAAARRMGVPVGWNIQAAWGTSPDPVDWGVRPESCDVLAGGIVVNAETQGLMQVLPYRTVGWALLSTAPQPTKLAVVTNHWGLAADDAYGWADARGLDFLAYPSATEALAALRSGERDSVLALEDEVEWLRAQLPGSRPQALPTLPRQTLALGLWKNNITLKRVVQGSLPRPADAGQ; encoded by the coding sequence GTGTTCACCCTGCTCGGGGTACTGTCGTACCTGCTGCTGCGCCAGTTGCCGCCCGACAATTCGCTTGCGCGCGTGAAGGCGGCGGGAGTGCTCACCGCCTGCGTGCCCCCCTCCCTGCCGCCCTTCATCTCCTCCGACGGCTCGGCGGCCACCGGCAGCGAGGCCCGTCTGATCGAGGCGGCCGCGAGGCGCATGGGCGTGCCGGTCGGCTGGAACATCCAGGCTGCCTGGGGCACCTCGCCCGACCCCGTGGACTGGGGCGTGCGGCCGGAGTCGTGCGACGTGCTGGCCGGCGGCATCGTGGTGAACGCGGAAACCCAGGGACTGATGCAGGTGCTTCCCTACCGCACCGTGGGCTGGGCGCTGCTGAGCACGGCGCCGCAGCCCACGAAACTGGCCGTCGTGACCAACCACTGGGGTCTGGCCGCCGACGACGCCTACGGCTGGGCCGACGCCCGCGGGCTGGACTTCCTGGCCTACCCTTCGGCGACCGAGGCGCTGGCCGCCCTGCGAAGCGGTGAGCGCGACAGCGTGCTGGCGCTGGAGGACGAGGTGGAGTGGCTGCGCGCCCAGCTTCCCGGGAGCCGGCCCCAGGCCCTGCCCACGCTGCCCCGCCAGACCCTGGCGCTGGGCCTGTGGAAGAACAACATCACACTGAAAAGAGTCGTGCAGGGCAGCCTGCCCAGGCCGGCCGACGCCGGCCAGTAA
- a CDS encoding NAD(P)/FAD-dependent oxidoreductase: MKTLILGAGYSGLAVATKMKPAPNLESLLIEQNAYHVFYTRLHEAAAHNTRVTLPLAPLLRGTGVQMEQAQVDVVDVDAREVTLKDGRVLTYDTLVIGLGSVTNFYRIPGLYENATELKQLSDADEIFTFVNRAFSSEYQGQRDIVVGGAGLTGVELVTELAQRAVLLSKERGLPPFQIHLVEAGPKILPVLDDALRAKAMQTLEEYGINVLTGHRLMQATADSVTVQTSDGTQKVIPAGKIIWTGGIQARDIVRGERIEKGPGGRIAVDEFLRAKGYPEVFIVGDMGLALNQEGKPVPTTAQHAGQQGRLTGKNIMRLSRGDELEPYEPTTLGEFVSLGGLMAVGWMKLPWNQKLAMTGGLAHVMKRASEWRWRVSIE, from the coding sequence ATGAAGACCCTGATTCTTGGCGCCGGGTACTCCGGTCTGGCAGTGGCGACGAAAATGAAGCCTGCCCCCAACTTGGAAAGCCTGCTGATCGAGCAAAATGCCTACCACGTGTTCTACACCCGGCTGCATGAAGCGGCGGCCCACAACACCCGCGTGACCCTGCCGCTCGCGCCCCTGCTGCGCGGAACCGGCGTGCAGATGGAGCAGGCGCAGGTGGACGTCGTGGACGTCGACGCCCGCGAGGTGACCCTGAAAGACGGCCGCGTGCTCACCTACGACACGCTGGTCATCGGCCTGGGCAGCGTGACCAACTTCTACCGCATTCCCGGCCTGTACGAGAACGCCACCGAACTCAAGCAGCTCAGCGACGCCGATGAGATCTTCACCTTCGTCAACCGGGCCTTCAGCAGCGAGTACCAGGGACAGCGCGACATCGTGGTCGGCGGCGCCGGCCTGACCGGCGTGGAACTGGTCACCGAGCTGGCCCAGCGCGCGGTGCTGCTCAGCAAGGAGCGCGGCCTGCCCCCCTTCCAGATCCATCTGGTCGAGGCCGGCCCCAAGATCCTGCCCGTGCTCGACGACGCCCTGCGCGCCAAGGCCATGCAGACCCTCGAGGAGTACGGCATCAACGTCCTGACCGGCCACCGCCTGATGCAGGCCACCGCCGACTCGGTGACCGTGCAGACCTCCGACGGCACCCAGAAGGTCATTCCCGCCGGGAAGATCATCTGGACCGGCGGCATCCAGGCCCGCGACATCGTGCGCGGCGAGCGGATCGAGAAGGGCCCCGGCGGGCGCATCGCCGTGGACGAGTTCCTGCGCGCCAAGGGCTACCCCGAGGTCTTTATCGTGGGCGACATGGGCCTGGCGCTGAACCAGGAAGGCAAGCCGGTGCCCACCACCGCCCAGCACGCCGGGCAGCAGGGCCGCCTGACCGGCAAGAACATCATGCGCCTGTCGCGCGGCGACGAGCTGGAGCCCTACGAGCCCACCACCCTGGGCGAGTTCGTGTCGCTCGGCGGCCTGATGGCTGTGGGCTGGATGAAGCTGCCCTGGAACCAGAAGCTCGCCATGACCGGCGGCCTCGCGCACGTCATGAAGCGGGCCTCCGAGTGGCGCTGGCGCGTGAGCATCGAGTAG
- a CDS encoding phosphoenolpyruvate synthase, producing the protein MTPGPYVLPFEAIRAGDLARVGGKGANLGELSAAGFAVPPGFCLTVAAYERFLAGLADAETMIAELEALRPGDHAAAQALSGRWQSRLRAVPVPPEVAQAAEQAWRTLGPGHAYAVRSSATAEDLPGASFAGQQDTFLNVRGLEGLLGAIRDCWASLFNERALLYRAQVGVAPRGLGLAVVVQRLIDPEVSGILFTADPTTGQRGLARIDAAFGLGEALVSGVVSADAYTVDRQNGRVTGRIISGKTFALRSAPQGGIRRVPLGGDQAQTPALTDAQALALAELGGRIEAHYGVPQDIEWAGVGGQWYVLQSRPITTLFPLPAPAPGDGQLHAYLSFSHLQVMTDALPPLAASLWRVLFPIGRPPHALENPLLTVAGGRLYLDISYALRYPLLRRVLPRAAGANIDARMGDPLAQLAARPEFQRGPRVSGRRALRGLAPVVGPALGHLLRPERGDVAAAELESTNRLLGAFRAALDAAPTLDARLEVVMGQLRTLIGPPLYPLVSRLMAGVLSDTLLRQFGARFAARADLIAVGSGQRGNVTTEMGLALGDLADAAHGHADLIARLRRTELSAQERLDVGRLPGGEPFLTLWQTFLARYGARASSEIDLSRPRWHDDPAPLLNMLTGQLGAGAGTHRQQAQALQAGAQQAAGRVLRAAGPFRGLLVRHLVRAVRTYLPLREHPKFLLVRVLGLVRPVLQEAGVVLAARGQLGSPGQVWCLTLPELQEAVAHPDRVLDGVASARQTTFAHDSRLRPPRVMTSDGEIITGRPVAQPMPDGALGGQPVSAGVVEGRARVMLSLADPPVQPGEILIAPFTDPGWTPLFVAAAGLVTEVGGLMTHGSLVAREYGLPAVVGVEDATRRIRSGQRVRVNGDLGYVEVLN; encoded by the coding sequence GTGACGCCCGGCCCGTATGTCCTGCCCTTCGAAGCCATTCGGGCCGGCGATCTGGCGCGGGTGGGCGGCAAGGGCGCGAACCTGGGCGAGCTGAGCGCCGCGGGCTTCGCCGTGCCGCCCGGCTTCTGTCTCACGGTGGCGGCGTACGAGCGCTTTCTGGCCGGGCTGGCCGACGCTGAGACGATGATCGCCGAGCTGGAGGCCCTCCGGCCGGGGGATCACGCCGCCGCCCAGGCCCTGAGCGGGCGCTGGCAGTCCCGGCTGCGCGCCGTGCCGGTGCCGCCCGAGGTCGCCCAGGCCGCCGAACAGGCGTGGAGGACGCTGGGGCCGGGCCACGCCTATGCTGTGCGCTCCAGCGCGACCGCCGAGGATCTGCCCGGCGCGTCCTTCGCGGGGCAGCAGGACACCTTCCTGAACGTGCGGGGGCTGGAAGGGCTGCTGGGCGCGATCCGCGACTGCTGGGCGTCGCTGTTCAACGAGCGGGCGCTGCTCTACCGCGCTCAGGTGGGTGTGGCGCCGCGTGGCCTGGGGCTCGCCGTGGTGGTGCAGCGGCTGATCGACCCCGAGGTCTCCGGCATCCTGTTCACCGCCGATCCCACGACCGGGCAGCGCGGCCTGGCGCGGATCGACGCTGCCTTCGGGCTGGGTGAGGCGCTGGTGTCGGGGGTGGTGAGTGCCGACGCCTACACGGTGGATCGGCAGAACGGGCGGGTCACCGGGCGGATCATCTCCGGGAAGACCTTCGCCCTGCGCTCGGCCCCGCAGGGAGGAATCCGGCGCGTGCCCCTCGGGGGAGATCAGGCCCAGACCCCCGCCCTGACGGACGCCCAGGCCCTGGCCCTGGCCGAGCTGGGCGGGCGCATCGAGGCGCATTACGGCGTGCCCCAGGACATCGAATGGGCGGGCGTGGGCGGCCAGTGGTACGTCCTGCAGTCACGGCCCATCACGACGCTCTTTCCGCTGCCCGCGCCGGCGCCCGGGGACGGCCAGCTGCACGCCTACCTCAGCTTCAGCCACCTGCAGGTCATGACCGACGCCCTGCCGCCGCTGGCCGCCTCGCTCTGGCGGGTGCTGTTTCCCATCGGGCGACCCCCGCACGCCCTGGAAAATCCGCTGCTCACGGTCGCCGGCGGGCGGCTGTATCTGGACATCTCCTATGCCCTGCGTTACCCCCTGCTGCGCCGGGTGCTGCCCCGCGCCGCGGGCGCCAACATCGACGCCCGCATGGGCGACCCGCTGGCACAGCTCGCGGCGCGGCCCGAGTTCCAGCGCGGCCCCAGGGTCAGCGGCCGGCGGGCGCTGCGCGGCCTGGCGCCGGTGGTCGGCCCGGCCCTGGGACATCTCCTGCGCCCCGAGCGGGGCGACGTGGCCGCCGCCGAACTGGAGAGCACGAACCGGCTGCTGGGCGCCTTCCGAGCGGCGCTGGACGCGGCCCCCACGCTGGACGCCCGGCTGGAGGTGGTGATGGGGCAGCTCCGTACCCTGATCGGCCCGCCGCTCTATCCGCTCGTCTCCCGGCTCATGGCGGGTGTCCTGAGCGACACGCTGCTGCGCCAGTTCGGGGCCCGCTTCGCCGCCCGCGCCGACCTGATCGCGGTCGGCTCCGGCCAGCGCGGCAACGTCACCACCGAGATGGGCCTGGCGCTGGGCGACCTCGCGGACGCGGCGCACGGGCACGCCGACCTGATCGCCCGGCTGCGCCGGACGGAGCTGAGCGCACAGGAACGGCTCGACGTCGGCCGGCTGCCCGGCGGTGAACCCTTCCTGACGCTCTGGCAGACCTTCCTGGCTCGCTACGGGGCCCGGGCCTCCAGTGAGATCGATCTCAGCCGCCCGCGCTGGCACGACGACCCGGCGCCCCTCCTGAACATGCTCACGGGCCAGCTGGGAGCCGGGGCGGGGACGCACCGCCAGCAGGCGCAGGCCCTCCAGGCAGGGGCGCAGCAGGCCGCCGGGCGGGTTCTGCGGGCGGCGGGGCCCTTCCGGGGCTTGCTCGTGCGCCATCTCGTCCGGGCGGTTCGCACCTACCTGCCGCTGCGCGAGCATCCCAAATTCCTGCTGGTGCGGGTGCTCGGACTCGTCAGGCCCGTCCTTCAGGAGGCCGGCGTGGTGCTGGCGGCCCGGGGTCAGCTGGGCTCGCCCGGCCAGGTCTGGTGCCTGACCCTGCCGGAGCTGCAGGAGGCGGTCGCCCATCCTGACCGCGTGCTGGACGGCGTGGCGTCTGCCCGCCAGACCACCTTCGCCCACGACTCGCGCCTCCGCCCGCCGCGCGTGATGACCAGCGACGGCGAGATCATCACCGGGCGCCCGGTTGCTCAGCCCATGCCGGACGGGGCGCTGGGGGGCCAGCCCGTCTCGGCCGGCGTGGTGGAGGGGCGGGCGCGCGTGATGCTGAGCCTGGCCGACCCACCCGTGCAGCCGGGTGAGATCCTGATCGCTCCCTTCACCGACCCCGGCTGGACGCCGCTGTTTGTGGCCGCGGCCGGTCTGGTCACCGAGGTCGGCGGCCTGATGACCCACGGCTCCCTGGTGGCGCGCGAGTATGGCCTGCCGGCGGTCGTCGGCGTGGAGGACGCGACCCGGCGCATCCGCAGCGGTCAGCGCGTGCGGGTCAACGGCGACCTGGGCTATGTGGAGGTGCTCAACTGA
- a CDS encoding TetR family transcriptional regulator, whose amino-acid sequence MSSREMEGELLQAARLLKSSPHTTMDRLAEHLGVSRATLYRRHGGRAGLLKLLDEGVPADDTRTRILRAAAEVLGSHGLLGSTMEQIAQQAGVGVATVYRQFGDKEALVGAVVEELTPRGVLRTLEQAPTDDLRGELTALVRAGLEGLAQTGGLIRLSLFGSDAERAYLERVRHGTERALELLARSLRRHQEAGRLSAGAEPQQLALALLGLLFAFGLIGPSRYGLGVTDPRQTAELIVGLFLDGAGGTA is encoded by the coding sequence ATGTCATCTCGGGAGATGGAAGGGGAGCTGCTGCAGGCCGCACGACTGCTGAAAAGCTCGCCCCACACGACGATGGATCGGCTGGCCGAGCATCTGGGCGTCTCGCGGGCCACGCTGTATCGCCGGCATGGGGGAAGGGCTGGATTGCTGAAATTGCTGGATGAGGGCGTGCCCGCCGACGACACCCGCACCCGCATCCTGCGCGCCGCCGCCGAGGTGCTGGGCAGCCACGGCCTGCTGGGCAGCACCATGGAGCAGATCGCCCAGCAGGCCGGGGTCGGAGTGGCGACCGTCTACCGCCAGTTCGGCGACAAGGAGGCGCTGGTGGGCGCGGTTGTGGAGGAACTGACGCCTCGCGGCGTCCTGCGGACGCTGGAGCAGGCGCCGACCGACGACCTGCGGGGAGAGCTGACAGCCCTGGTGCGCGCTGGGCTGGAGGGGCTGGCCCAGACCGGGGGCCTGATCCGCCTGAGCCTCTTCGGCAGCGATGCCGAGCGGGCCTACCTGGAACGGGTGCGGCACGGCACCGAGCGGGCCCTGGAACTGCTGGCCCGCTCCCTGCGCCGTCACCAGGAGGCCGGGCGGCTCAGCGCGGGGGCCGAGCCGCAGCAGCTGGCCCTGGCGCTGCTGGGGCTGCTGTTCGCCTTCGGCCTGATCGGCCCCAGCCGCTACGGTCTGGGCGTGACCGACCCCCGGCAGACCGCCGAACTCATCGTGGGGCTGTTTCTGGACGGCGCGGGGGGAACGGCGTGA
- a CDS encoding PadR family transcriptional regulator, translating to MNPDLLRGNLDLILLTILEARPLYGFAIIQEAKERTGGLFDFKEGSLYPALHRLEQDGLLAAQQGEVGRNGKPRKYYAITDQGRQTLQTKRQEFNAFTGAVQRLTGNGA from the coding sequence ATGAACCCTGACCTGCTGCGCGGCAACCTCGACCTGATCCTGCTGACCATCCTGGAGGCGCGGCCCCTGTACGGCTTCGCCATCATTCAGGAGGCGAAAGAGCGCACGGGTGGCCTGTTCGACTTCAAGGAGGGCAGCCTGTACCCGGCGCTGCACCGGCTGGAGCAGGACGGCCTGCTGGCCGCGCAGCAGGGCGAGGTCGGCCGCAACGGCAAGCCCCGCAAGTACTACGCCATCACCGACCAGGGGCGCCAGACGCTGCAGACCAAGCGTCAGGAGTTCAACGCCTTCACGGGCGCCGTGCAGCGCCTGACGGGAAACGGCGCATGA